The Triticum aestivum cultivar Chinese Spring chromosome 3A, IWGSC CS RefSeq v2.1, whole genome shotgun sequence genome includes a region encoding these proteins:
- the LOC123061220 gene encoding uncharacterized protein has translation MAMLRDVWIPSNQCYFTGLLWPSFEAENFELKPGIIALVQQHQFGALPTEDPYEHLLRVMEYSDTVKYHGVPQDIIKCMLFTFSLRYDARAWYRSLPSRSYSWNEISQGFLDKYFPLQKQSAIRDEIFNFVQREGDSLYDAWERYKALFRRCTNHGLERWLELHIFYDGLTLDTRAYVDMAVGGAITNKTLIDAFLLIESIAFHQLQWYNEKPTSNSLACLQQITSPQQKCLTQKPEPASLCDKIELAWTIFDDDDTILVDAHPSNHMDTSVGDSVLHCDDSSMDEPELQLVAFDIEESP, from the coding sequence ATGGCGATGCTTCGTGATGTTTGGATCCCAAGTAACCAATGCTATTTCACAGGGCTACTTTGGCCATCTTTTGAGGCAGAAAATTTTGAGCTAAAGCCTGGTATTATTGCTTTGGTTCAACAACATCAGTTTGGAGCATTGCCTACTGAAGACCCTTATGAGCACTTGCTCCGAGTCATGGAGTATTCAGATACAGTAAAGTACCATGGAGTTCCTCAAGATATTATCAAGTGCATGTTGTTCACATTCTCTCTCCGATATGATGCTCGTGCTTGGTATCGATCCTTGCCATCAAGATCATACAGTTGGAATGAGATATCACAAGGATTCTTGGATAAATATTTCCCACTACAAAAGCAGTCCGCGATTCGAGATGAGATCTTCAACTTCGTCCAGCGTGAAGGCGATAGTTTGTATGATGCTTGGGAGAGGTACAAAGCCTTATTTAGGAGATGTACTAATCATGGGCTCGAGAGGTGGTTAGAGCTGCATATATTCTACGATGGATTGACTTTGGACACTCGAGCTTACGTCGAtatggcagtgggtggagctattACAAACAAGACACTTATTGATGCTTTTCTGCTGATTGAGAGCATAGCCTTTCACCAACTTCAGTGGTACAATGAGAAGCCCACCTCTAATTCATTGGCTTGCTTGCAACAAATCACTTCACCTCAGCAAAAATGTCTTACGCAAAAGCCGGAACCAGCTTCTCTGTGTGACAAGATTGAGCTTGCATGGactatctttgatgatgatgacaCTATCCTAGTTGACGCACACCCTTCAAATCATATGGATACTAGTGTTGGAGATTCAGTTTTGCATTGTGATGATTCTTCCATGGATGAGCCAGAGCTGCAGTTAGTTGCTTTTGATATTGAGGAGTCACCTTAA